In Celeribacter baekdonensis, a single genomic region encodes these proteins:
- a CDS encoding GumC family protein has protein sequence MSDENLEDVLSFAPLFQAIKNGKVTIAVCVGAAALVGAFYAFQVATPVYRATSTLQLNVKTSQVISFDNIVEGFSGTSVELNSELQVIQSRGYLADVSRKLDLISDPEFNPYLREKGLLSRLLAGQDADANAVSEAVQLGAVVDALSNKTNVRNVPDSFIFVVSGLSKDPQKAALISQTVSETYIEKQRTYKVAATEEAALWLSDQVQELQKELEASEQRLSEFSASISLPGEEGLDALERQLKETRNRLTLNRSAFQTLTIEQIQLLELEALVNPTYSQVAALTSDRDLIRLMRESEDNFSSPEFVRMLQRIKTSLSQNIARLDREFVALTESEAVLSDKLNQQSTELIAQRQLEREVEANRLLYEHFLTRTKETSSQEGIQTADSRVISNAEVPNFPQSPNRPMIIIFSAFLGGVVSLGWLLLGESSRRNFRSTEEIEQATRLPVIGATHRVRAKSRSDVLAVLREERSSPFAESIRNFRSSLELLGSGNAHKVIMMSSSLPAEGKTTTSISLAMSYAQMGKKVLLVECDLRRAKFQVYFDLPPSGSLVALMQGSGTLDEVATPCPQIGCDVITAGQTDQSPADLFAQTDWQSRIEEMRAAYDIVILDTPPVLLVPDARLMAHYVDYNVLLVEFSNTPRAAVKRAIATFKSSGHDVDGIVLSMIDSTKAHDYYGEGYY, from the coding sequence ATGAGTGATGAGAATCTTGAAGATGTACTGAGTTTTGCGCCGCTTTTTCAGGCGATCAAAAACGGCAAGGTGACCATCGCCGTCTGTGTCGGTGCAGCGGCATTGGTCGGCGCCTTTTATGCCTTTCAGGTTGCAACACCTGTGTACCGGGCCACGTCCACGCTGCAACTCAACGTGAAGACCAGCCAAGTCATCAGTTTTGATAATATTGTTGAAGGGTTCTCCGGGACATCCGTTGAACTGAACTCAGAGCTTCAGGTGATCCAAAGCAGGGGCTATCTGGCCGATGTCAGCCGTAAACTCGATCTGATTTCTGACCCCGAATTCAATCCATATCTGCGCGAAAAGGGGCTATTGTCCCGTTTGTTAGCAGGCCAAGATGCCGATGCCAACGCGGTTTCTGAAGCGGTGCAATTGGGGGCGGTTGTGGATGCGCTCTCCAACAAAACCAACGTCCGCAACGTCCCTGACTCGTTTATTTTTGTTGTCTCCGGGTTGAGTAAAGATCCGCAAAAAGCGGCGCTTATCTCCCAAACCGTCAGCGAAACCTACATCGAAAAACAGCGCACGTATAAAGTGGCCGCCACAGAAGAGGCCGCACTTTGGCTCTCTGATCAAGTGCAAGAGCTGCAAAAGGAACTGGAGGCGTCTGAGCAAAGACTGTCTGAGTTTAGTGCCTCGATCAGCCTGCCCGGAGAAGAGGGTCTGGATGCCCTCGAACGTCAGCTGAAAGAAACACGCAACCGGTTGACACTCAACCGCTCCGCCTTTCAGACACTGACGATTGAACAAATTCAACTGCTTGAACTCGAAGCGCTGGTCAACCCGACATACAGTCAGGTGGCTGCGCTCACGTCTGATCGCGATCTCATCCGCTTGATGCGCGAAAGCGAGGACAATTTTTCATCGCCAGAATTTGTCCGTATGCTGCAAAGAATTAAAACGTCATTGAGCCAGAATATTGCGCGTTTGGACCGCGAGTTTGTCGCGTTGACTGAATCCGAGGCGGTTCTCTCCGACAAGCTGAATCAGCAATCAACGGAACTGATCGCACAGCGGCAACTTGAACGCGAAGTGGAGGCGAACCGCCTGCTCTACGAACATTTTCTGACGCGGACGAAAGAGACCTCATCTCAGGAAGGCATACAAACCGCGGACAGCCGGGTGATTTCCAATGCCGAAGTGCCCAACTTCCCGCAATCGCCAAACCGGCCGATGATCATCATTTTCAGTGCATTTCTGGGGGGCGTTGTCAGCCTCGGCTGGCTCTTGCTTGGGGAAAGTTCTCGCCGCAATTTCCGTTCTACGGAAGAGATTGAACAGGCCACGCGCCTGCCGGTGATCGGGGCAACTCACCGGGTGCGTGCCAAATCCCGATCCGATGTTTTGGCGGTCCTGCGGGAGGAACGATCCAGTCCGTTTGCCGAGTCCATCCGAAATTTCAGATCTTCGCTTGAACTGTTGGGATCAGGGAATGCCCATAAGGTCATCATGATGTCATCCTCCTTGCCGGCCGAGGGGAAAACGACAACAAGCATTTCGCTTGCCATGAGCTATGCCCAAATGGGCAAAAAAGTCTTGCTTGTGGAATGCGATCTGAGGCGCGCCAAGTTCCAAGTCTATTTTGACTTGCCGCCGTCTGGCAGTCTCGTGGCTTTGATGCAGGGATCGGGCACGCTTGATGAGGTTGCGACCCCTTGCCCGCAAATTGGCTGTGATGTCATCACGGCCGGGCAAACCGATCAAAGCCCGGCGGATCTTTTTGCACAGACGGATTGGCAAAGCCGCATTGAAGAAATGCGGGCGGCCTACGACATTGTGATTCTGGATACGCCGCCTGTTCTGTTGGTTCCTGACGCGCGGCTTATGGCGCATTATGTGGATTACAATGTGCTCCTCGTGGAGTTTTCAAATACGCCACGTGCAGCGGTCAAACGCGCCATCGCCACCTTCAAATCCTCTGGGCATGATGTGGACGGTATTGTGTTGAGCATGATCGATTCCACAAAAGCGCACGACTATTATGGCGAAGGCTATTATTGA